From Chloroflexota bacterium, the proteins below share one genomic window:
- a CDS encoding sigma-70 family RNA polymerase sigma factor — MPAPHIDSAEQALIERLRAGDKAACALCVELHANGLYRLALRMMRNEHEAEDIVQEALLSAFRAIQSFDGRSSLKTWLYRIAYNAALMRIRRMEPLTVPVDEPSDDDTAVQPVELRDWCCLPEQEYESAAARAELDRAIAELAPRLREVFVLRELEELSTGETAQTLGVSEAVVKVRLHRARLWLRERLAGYFSEFAQSRN, encoded by the coding sequence ATGCCAGCGCCGCATATTGATTCGGCCGAGCAAGCCCTGATTGAACGTCTGCGTGCCGGCGACAAGGCCGCTTGCGCCCTGTGCGTTGAACTGCACGCCAACGGGCTGTATCGGCTCGCCCTGCGCATGATGCGCAACGAGCACGAAGCCGAGGACATCGTGCAGGAGGCGCTCCTGAGCGCCTTCCGCGCCATCCAGTCGTTCGATGGCCGCTCCAGCCTGAAAACATGGCTGTACCGCATCGCGTACAACGCGGCGCTGATGCGCATACGGCGAATGGAGCCGCTAACGGTTCCGGTTGACGAGCCGTCCGACGACGACACCGCCGTGCAACCCGTCGAGTTGCGCGACTGGTGCTGCTTACCCGAGCAGGAATATGAGTCGGCCGCGGCGCGCGCCGAACTGGATCGCGCCATCGCCGAGTTGGCACCGCGCCTGCGCGAGGTCTTTGTGCTGCGCGAATTGGAAGAATTGAGTACCGGGGAAACAGCGCAGACGCTGGGCGTCTCGGAGGCGGTCGTGAAAGTCAGGCTGCACCGCGCGCGGCTCTGGCTGCGTGAGCGGCTGGCCGGCTACTTCAGCGAGTTTGCCCAGTCCCGAAACTGA
- a CDS encoding zf-HC2 domain-containing protein yields MAHDCRHLLGDLSAYLDGDAAPVVCAEIERHLRDCADCRVVIDTLRKTVTLYRTQPASRLPDDARDRLYAALNLNEYKPRSR; encoded by the coding sequence ATGGCACACGATTGCAGGCATCTACTTGGCGACCTGTCTGCCTATCTTGATGGCGACGCGGCGCCGGTCGTCTGCGCCGAGATCGAGCGGCACCTGCGCGACTGCGCGGACTGCCGGGTCGTTATCGACACGCTGCGCAAGACCGTCACGCTATACCGTACCCAACCCGCTTCGCGTCTGCCGGACGATGCCCGCGACCGGCTTTATGCCGCATTGAATCTCAACGAATACAAGCCGCGCTCACGATAG
- a CDS encoding DUF302 domain-containing protein: MNATPLGLHVHLNSTFDEAVNRVTSALKTEGFGVLTEIDVKATFKQKLNIDFRPYKILGACNPPLAHRALSAAPEVGLLLPCNVTVAQTESGVDVSLVDPITMLGFVANPALEPIAAEARARLERVANALRE; the protein is encoded by the coding sequence ATGAACGCCACACCGCTTGGACTGCATGTGCACCTCAATTCGACGTTTGATGAAGCCGTCAACCGCGTCACCAGCGCGCTCAAGACCGAAGGATTTGGCGTGCTGACCGAGATCGACGTCAAAGCCACGTTCAAACAGAAGCTCAATATCGACTTTCGGCCGTACAAGATTCTCGGCGCGTGCAACCCACCCCTCGCCCACCGCGCCCTGAGCGCTGCGCCCGAAGTTGGCTTGCTGCTGCCGTGCAACGTGACGGTGGCCCAGACCGAGAGCGGTGTGGACGTATCGCTGGTGGATCCGATCACCATGCTTGGCTTCGTCGCGAACCCGGCGCTCGAACCGATCGCCGCCGAAGCCCGCGCGCGGCTGGAGCGCGTGGCGAACGCGCTGCGGGAGTAG
- a CDS encoding rhodanese-like domain-containing protein yields the protein MSKTNHRKAAQRSWLPWASVLVAAVLVIAAGAVWAFSSANAPATSTYPAEIGLADAVAKRAAGAFILDVRQPDEWADYHVPGSTLIPLEQLEARARELPRDREVVVVCRSGNRSATGRDILKKAGFSQVTSLAGGLSQWKAAGHPTVSGP from the coding sequence ATGTCAAAGACGAATCATCGCAAAGCAGCGCAGCGTTCCTGGCTGCCCTGGGCGTCTGTGCTGGTGGCCGCGGTGCTGGTCATCGCGGCCGGCGCCGTCTGGGCGTTTTCTTCCGCGAACGCGCCGGCTACTTCGACCTACCCCGCCGAGATCGGGCTGGCCGATGCCGTCGCCAAACGGGCTGCCGGCGCATTCATCCTGGACGTGCGTCAACCCGATGAGTGGGCCGACTACCATGTGCCCGGCTCCACCCTGATCCCGCTGGAGCAGTTGGAAGCGCGCGCCCGCGAACTGCCGCGCGACCGCGAGGTCGTCGTCGTGTGCCGTTCGGGCAATCGCAGCGCCACCGGCCGCGACATCCTGAAGAAGGCCGGGTTCAGCCAGGTCACGAGCCTGGCGGGCGGGCTGAGCCAGTGGAAAGCAGCCGGCCACCCGACCGTCAGCGGGCCGTAG
- a CDS encoding zinc ribbon domain-containing protein, with amino-acid sequence MPMYAFTCNVCHQPFDKLVRSADAVSEVVCPSCGSGSIKKQLSMFAAKVSGGSFASAPEAACSTGGT; translated from the coding sequence ATGCCCATGTACGCCTTCACCTGCAACGTCTGCCATCAGCCGTTCGACAAACTGGTGCGCAGCGCCGACGCCGTGTCGGAAGTGGTGTGCCCGTCGTGCGGTAGCGGCAGCATCAAGAAGCAGCTATCAATGTTCGCCGCCAAAGTGTCCGGCGGCAGCTTCGCTTCCGCGCCCGAGGCCGCCTGCTCGACCGGCGGCACCTGA